The following proteins are co-located in the Primulina tabacum isolate GXHZ01 chromosome 11, ASM2559414v2, whole genome shotgun sequence genome:
- the LOC142518448 gene encoding xyloglucan endotransglucosylase protein 1-like has protein sequence MLRLLVAVTFLFGAAAAGNFSKDVTITWGNGNGKVLNGGQLVSLSLDNSTGSGFESNDQFLFGRFDVQMKLVPNNSAGTVTTFYMSSQGDAHDEIDLEFLGNASGQPYTLHTNVFAKGVGGREQQIRLWFNPTAAFHTYTILWNSQRIIILVDNIPIRVFNNNEAKGVPFPNTQPMKVYASLWNADDWATQGGRVKTDWSLAPFTAYYRNYNANACVVTASGNACANSTVGNQAWQTQGLDANSRNKIRWVQDKYMIYNYCTDAKRFPNGFPKECRLPRF, from the exons ATGCTCAGGCTTCTAGTGGCCGTGACCTTCCTATTTGGCGCCGCAGCCGCAGGTAATTTCAGCAAAGATGTCACCATTACTTGGGGAAATGGAAACGGTAAGGTACTCAACGGGGGACAACTTGTATCCCTGTCCCTTGATAATTCGACCGGCTCCGGTTTCGAATCCAATGACCAGTTCTTATTCGGAAGATTTGATGTGCAAATGAAGCTAGTGCCCAACAACTCAGCTGGCACTGTCACTACGTTTTAT ATGTCGTCTCAAGGAGATGCACATGATGAAATTGACCTGGAGTTCTTGGGTAATGCCAGTGGACAGCCTTATACTTTGCATACAAATGTATTCGCGAAAGGCGTAGGAGGCCGGGAGCAACAGATCCGGCTTTGGTTCAATCCAACGGCGGCATTCCATACATACACCATTCTTTGGAACTCGCAACGCATCAT TATCTTGGTGGACAACATCCCGATTAGGGTTTTCAACAACAACGAAGCAAAAGGCGTTCCATTCCCCAACACCCAGCCCATGAAAGTGTACGCGAGTCTGTGGAACGCCGATGACTGGGCAACACAAGGCGGGCGGGTGAAAACCGATTGGTCTCTGGCTCCTTTTACTGCATACTACAGGAATTACAACGCCAATGCCTGTGTTGTTACCGCGTCCGGAAATGCCTGCGCAAATTCCACCGTAGGCAATCAGGCATGGCAGACGCAGGGTTTGGATGCTAACAGCAGAAACAAGATACGTTGGGTGCAGGATAAATATATGATCTACAACTACTGCACCGACGCCAAGAGGTTTCCAAATGGTTTTCCGAAGGAATGCAGACTCCCAAGGTTTTAG